One Microvirga thermotolerans DNA window includes the following coding sequences:
- a CDS encoding LysR family transcriptional regulator — translation MPKHHLVWDDFRLVKIIAEANGLAGAAERLGVNHSTVFRRLGQMEESLGVKLFERHRTGYVLTPAGEEMTALAEHMEENVATFTRKLAGQAVAPAGELRVTTNDTLLVYMLTPLFTKFLQACPEMRLDVVLANQALNLSKRDADVAIRATDNPPETLVGRRVATIAWAIYGRAADFPDPAGAVDMPELFQRTWVALGDNLAALKAARFVRDRVPHEKIVYKVNTVLGLAEAVEAGLGIGPLPCFIADAKPALVRLSEVNPDFSAGLWLLTHPDLRQSARVRAFMDFMATEIGRHKKWIEGSGVRTP, via the coding sequence GTGCCGAAGCATCACCTTGTCTGGGACGATTTCAGGCTCGTGAAGATCATCGCCGAGGCGAACGGCCTGGCCGGCGCCGCCGAGCGGCTCGGCGTCAACCACTCCACGGTGTTCCGCCGCCTCGGGCAGATGGAGGAAAGCCTGGGGGTCAAGCTCTTCGAGCGCCACAGGACAGGCTACGTCCTGACCCCCGCCGGGGAGGAGATGACCGCGCTCGCCGAGCACATGGAGGAGAACGTCGCGACCTTCACCCGCAAGCTCGCCGGGCAGGCGGTGGCACCGGCGGGCGAGCTGCGGGTCACGACGAACGACACGCTTCTCGTGTACATGCTCACCCCGCTCTTTACGAAGTTCCTGCAGGCCTGCCCCGAAATGCGCCTCGACGTGGTGCTCGCCAACCAGGCGCTCAACCTGTCGAAGCGCGACGCGGACGTTGCGATCCGTGCAACCGACAACCCGCCCGAGACTCTCGTGGGCCGCCGGGTGGCGACCATCGCCTGGGCGATCTACGGACGCGCCGCCGACTTTCCCGACCCGGCAGGCGCCGTGGACATGCCCGAGCTCTTCCAGAGGACCTGGGTCGCCCTCGGCGACAACCTCGCCGCTCTCAAGGCCGCCCGCTTCGTGCGCGACCGGGTTCCCCACGAGAAGATCGTCTACAAGGTGAACACGGTCCTGGGGCTGGCGGAGGCGGTGGAGGCGGGCCTGGGGATCGGCCCCCTGCCCTGCTTCATCGCCGACGCCAAGCCGGCTCTGGTGCGCCTGTCGGAGGTCAACCCCGACTTCTCGGCCGGCCTCTGGCTTCTCACCCATCCGGACCTGCGCCAGTCGGCCCGCGTGCGTGCGTTCATGGACTTCATGGCCACGGAAATCGGCCGGCACAAGAAGTGGATCGAAGGCAGCGGCGTCAGGACGCCCTGA
- a CDS encoding helix-turn-helix domain-containing protein — translation MSNAPSTIGDHLRDWRLRRRMSQMDLALEADISTRHLSFLETGRSQPSREMVLRLADRLDIPLRERNILLVSAGYAPVYSQRSLDDPALAAARQAIDLVLRGHEPYPALAVDRHWSLVAANGALMPLVGTVDPALLKPPVNVLRLSLHPGGLASRIVNFSEWRDHILTRLHDQVELTADATLMKLMDELRAYPAPSGASRAPHSRQDYAGVLVPLQLRAEEGVLTLFSTTTVFGTPVDVTLSELAIEAFFPADPDTAAVLRRMAARVP, via the coding sequence ATGTCGAACGCTCCTTCCACCATCGGCGACCACCTGCGGGACTGGCGGCTGCGCCGGCGCATGAGCCAGATGGACCTCGCCCTCGAGGCCGACATCTCGACCCGTCATCTCAGCTTCCTGGAGACCGGGCGCTCGCAGCCGAGCCGGGAAATGGTCCTGCGCCTCGCGGACAGGCTCGACATCCCCCTGCGGGAGCGCAACATCCTGCTGGTGTCCGCCGGATACGCGCCGGTCTATTCCCAGCGCTCCCTCGACGACCCGGCGCTCGCGGCGGCGCGCCAGGCCATCGACCTCGTGCTCAGGGGGCACGAGCCCTATCCGGCCCTCGCCGTCGACCGGCACTGGTCGCTCGTCGCCGCCAACGGGGCGCTGATGCCGCTCGTCGGGACGGTCGACCCCGCGCTCCTGAAGCCCCCCGTGAACGTGCTGCGCCTCAGCCTTCACCCGGGCGGCCTCGCGTCGCGCATCGTGAACTTCTCCGAATGGCGCGACCACATCCTCACGCGGCTGCACGATCAGGTCGAGCTGACCGCGGACGCGACGCTCATGAAGCTCATGGACGAGCTGCGCGCCTATCCCGCCCCGTCCGGGGCATCGCGCGCTCCCCATTCCCGGCAGGATTATGCGGGGGTCCTGGTGCCGCTCCAGCTCCGGGCGGAGGAAGGCGTGCTCACCCTGTTCAGCACCACCACCGTCTTCGGGACGCCGGTGGACGTCACGCTGTCGGAACTCGCCATCGAAGCCTTCTTCCCGGCCGATCCCGACACGGCCGCGGTCCTGCGGAGGATGGCGGCCCGCGTGCCGTAG
- a CDS encoding MFS transporter yields MSEPVSRSRFSPELIVVSGCLIALITFGPRASAGLFQIPMTVEFGWGRDVFGLAIAVQNLLWGLGQPFAGAVADRFGAFRVLCVGAILYALGLVVMAYATTPGLLHLGAGVLVGFGLSGCSFNLVLGAFGKLLPESWRPMAFGAGTAAGSFGQFLFPPLGNALIESLGWHQALVVFAASVLLVMPLAVALATRPAAKAGQGGPAPVPGQSIGQALSEAFRHRSYVLLVLGFFTCGFQLAFITVHLPAYLRDAGLSAAVGGWTLAVIGLANAFGSLTSGWLSTRMSKRWLLAWIYFGRAVAIAAFILLPASPVTSIAFGIAIGLLWLSTVPPTSSLVMLMFGTRYMAMLYGFAFFSHQVGGFLGVWLGGILYEAYGNYTFVWWLSIALGIASALINLPIQEKPVERPVGLQPAE; encoded by the coding sequence ATGTCAGAGCCCGTGTCCCGTTCCCGGTTCTCGCCGGAACTCATCGTCGTGTCCGGTTGCCTGATTGCGCTGATCACGTTCGGTCCGCGCGCCTCCGCGGGCCTGTTCCAGATCCCGATGACGGTGGAGTTCGGCTGGGGCCGCGACGTGTTCGGCCTCGCCATCGCGGTGCAGAACCTCCTCTGGGGTCTCGGGCAGCCTTTCGCCGGAGCCGTGGCCGACCGGTTCGGGGCCTTCCGGGTCCTTTGCGTCGGCGCGATTCTCTACGCCCTCGGCCTCGTGGTCATGGCCTATGCCACCACGCCGGGCCTGCTGCATCTCGGCGCGGGCGTCCTCGTCGGCTTCGGCCTGTCCGGCTGCTCGTTCAACCTGGTGCTCGGCGCCTTCGGCAAGCTCCTTCCGGAATCCTGGCGGCCGATGGCCTTCGGCGCGGGCACGGCGGCGGGCTCGTTCGGGCAGTTCCTGTTCCCGCCCCTCGGTAACGCGCTCATCGAATCCCTCGGCTGGCACCAGGCGCTCGTGGTCTTCGCGGCGAGCGTGCTCCTCGTCATGCCACTCGCCGTGGCGCTCGCGACCCGGCCCGCGGCGAAGGCCGGGCAGGGCGGGCCCGCTCCCGTTCCCGGGCAGTCGATCGGGCAGGCGCTTTCGGAAGCTTTCCGGCACCGGTCCTACGTGCTGCTGGTGCTGGGCTTCTTCACCTGCGGCTTCCAGCTCGCCTTCATCACGGTCCATCTGCCCGCCTACCTGCGGGACGCGGGCCTCTCCGCCGCCGTCGGCGGCTGGACCCTCGCGGTAATCGGCCTCGCCAACGCCTTCGGATCGCTGACCTCCGGCTGGCTCTCCACCCGCATGTCGAAGCGCTGGCTCCTCGCCTGGATCTATTTCGGGCGCGCGGTCGCCATCGCCGCCTTCATCCTGCTGCCGGCGTCGCCGGTCACCTCCATCGCCTTCGGCATCGCCATCGGCCTCCTGTGGCTCTCCACGGTTCCGCCCACGTCCTCCCTCGTGATGCTGATGTTCGGCACCCGCTACATGGCCATGCTCTACGGCTTCGCGTTCTTCTCGCATCAGGTCGGCGGGTTCCTCGGGGTGTGGCTCGGCGGCATTCTCTACGAGGCCTACGGCAACTACACCTTCGTGTGGTGGCTCTCGATCGCGCTCGGCATCGCCTCCGCCCTCATCAATCTCCCCATCCAGGAGAAGCCGGTGGAGCGCCCCGTCGGCCTCCAGCCGGCCGAGTAG
- a CDS encoding L-threonylcarbamoyladenylate synthase produces MVTQRLAADEGGVTRAAEILRGGGLVAFPTETVYGLGADATRPEAVARIYAAKERPRFNPLIAHVDGLPAALAQGTFDGTARRLAEAFWPGPLTLVVPAAPGCTVCDLARAGLDSVGLRVPSHPFARALLAAVARPVSAPSANRSGRVSPTSADHVLGDLDGRIDAVLDGGETQVGVESTIVSCLGDAPRLLRPGGVPREAIEALLGRRLESVPGTGDGPLAPGMLASHYAPRARVRLDAAEIRPGEAALLFGPHSPSGTERAVAALNLSETGDLAEAAARLFSCLRRLDATGAEAIAVAPIPETGLGEAINDRLARAAAER; encoded by the coding sequence ATGGTTACGCAGCGGCTTGCCGCCGACGAGGGCGGGGTAACCCGCGCAGCGGAGATCCTGCGCGGCGGCGGGCTCGTGGCCTTTCCGACGGAGACCGTCTATGGCCTCGGCGCCGACGCGACCCGCCCCGAGGCCGTCGCCCGGATCTACGCGGCCAAGGAGCGGCCGCGCTTCAACCCCCTCATCGCCCATGTGGACGGGCTGCCCGCCGCTCTCGCCCAGGGCACCTTCGACGGCACGGCCCGGCGCCTGGCGGAAGCCTTCTGGCCGGGGCCGCTGACCCTGGTGGTTCCGGCGGCCCCCGGCTGCACGGTGTGCGACCTTGCCCGGGCCGGGCTCGACAGCGTGGGACTGCGGGTGCCGTCCCATCCGTTCGCGCGGGCGCTGCTCGCGGCGGTCGCCCGCCCGGTTTCGGCGCCCTCCGCGAACCGCTCGGGACGGGTAAGCCCGACCAGCGCCGACCATGTGCTGGGAGACCTCGACGGGCGGATCGATGCTGTGCTCGACGGCGGCGAGACGCAGGTCGGCGTGGAATCGACCATCGTGTCCTGCCTCGGCGACGCGCCGCGCCTGCTGCGGCCCGGCGGCGTGCCGCGGGAGGCCATCGAGGCACTCCTCGGACGAAGGCTGGAGTCCGTTCCCGGGACGGGCGACGGCCCGCTCGCGCCGGGAATGCTCGCCTCCCACTACGCGCCCCGGGCGCGGGTGCGCCTCGACGCCGCCGAGATCCGTCCCGGCGAGGCCGCCCTGCTTTTCGGGCCGCATTCCCCAAGCGGAACCGAGCGGGCCGTCGCGGCGCTCAACCTGAGCGAGACGGGCGATCTCGCGGAGGCCGCGGCGCGTCTCTTCTCCTGTCTCCGGCGGCTCGACGCCACGGGAGCCGAAGCGATTGCCGTCGCTCCCATTCCGGAAACGGGCCTTGGCGAGGCGATCAACGACCGTCTCGCTCGGGCTGCCGCGGAGCGATAG
- a CDS encoding cell wall hydrolase, protein MRWICATTAPWALAAGLLVSFTASASNDVQSGFSFAARSPVARLTEAGLVPPLGATALSARLEPGRDLLRRTVRHALPEAAVVRGEPVRGDLKTGAGNAFPAIDRTAKGSRVPSRIVALSERAQEIRANLTASGARLLFSRNENLLPPTILMEGRLEGPEMEQRGFEPWQAPELTTTRQATSIQSPAAAAAGSTGAAASPTTPMVKRAVVLSSTTPAPADATPIEIAAAPVSRIDRNGMGTTAIARTDEERPRYADLIDPDNLSKEQRCLAEAVYFEARSESEEGQAAVAQVVLNRVKSGLYPSSICGVVYQNRHRHLACQFTFACEGRALRITEPESWDRAKRIASAVLEGRTYLADVGGATHYHASYVRPYWAKRLKKMDVIGRHIFYKLRPGQT, encoded by the coding sequence GTGAGATGGATCTGCGCCACGACGGCGCCCTGGGCCCTGGCGGCCGGACTGCTGGTGTCCTTCACCGCCTCCGCCAGCAACGACGTGCAGTCCGGCTTCAGCTTCGCGGCCCGCAGCCCGGTGGCGCGCCTCACGGAGGCCGGGCTCGTTCCGCCCCTGGGCGCGACGGCGCTTTCCGCGAGACTCGAGCCGGGCCGCGACCTCCTGCGAAGGACGGTGCGCCATGCCCTCCCGGAAGCCGCCGTCGTGCGCGGCGAGCCCGTGCGCGGCGACCTCAAGACCGGCGCGGGCAACGCCTTCCCGGCAATCGACCGGACCGCGAAGGGCAGCCGTGTCCCGTCCCGCATCGTCGCTCTCTCCGAGCGCGCCCAGGAGATCCGCGCGAACCTGACCGCTTCCGGCGCGCGCCTGCTGTTCAGCCGGAACGAGAACCTCCTGCCGCCGACCATCCTCATGGAGGGCAGGCTCGAAGGGCCGGAGATGGAGCAGCGGGGCTTCGAGCCCTGGCAGGCGCCCGAGCTGACCACGACCCGCCAGGCCACCTCCATCCAGTCGCCGGCGGCCGCCGCCGCGGGCTCCACGGGAGCCGCCGCGAGCCCCACCACCCCCATGGTCAAGCGCGCCGTCGTGCTGTCCTCGACCACGCCCGCTCCGGCGGACGCGACGCCCATCGAGATCGCCGCCGCGCCCGTCTCGCGCATCGACAGGAACGGCATGGGCACCACCGCCATCGCCCGGACCGACGAGGAGCGCCCGCGCTATGCGGACCTCATCGACCCGGATAACCTGAGCAAGGAGCAGCGCTGCCTGGCGGAGGCCGTCTACTTCGAGGCGCGCAGCGAGTCGGAGGAGGGGCAGGCGGCCGTGGCCCAGGTGGTGCTCAACCGGGTGAAGAGCGGACTTTACCCGTCCTCGATCTGCGGCGTGGTCTATCAGAATCGCCACCGCCACCTGGCCTGCCAGTTCACCTTCGCCTGCGAGGGCAGGGCCCTGCGCATCACCGAGCCGGAATCCTGGGACCGGGCCAAGCGGATCGCGAGCGCCGTCCTCGAAGGCAGGACCTACCTGGCGGATGTGGGAGGCGCGACCCATTACCACGCCAGCTACGTGCGTCCCTATTGGGCGAAGCGCCTGAAGAAGATGGACGTGATCGGGCGGCACATCTTCTACAAGCTGCGCCCCGGCCAGACCTGA
- a CDS encoding hybrid sensor histidine kinase/response regulator — protein MGSHHKREKGVALPASLVQPPAAGVQGLPGSGAAALLAAIGEAPGLLCLVCGPRHSVVWTNAVFGRLAAHGSPSGVPLATLIPGLDPRLVEALDGALASGEPFLVAECPLALQPGAEERVVDFAGRPFRGAGGHIEGIVLQGTDVTDRVRAAEALKAHRDRADSILDQLGDGFVVLDEEFRVVKLNPAALEYDGREEHEIIGKTHWEAWPTLASPSLEDAYRCCRDEQVQVTVLRRYRGPGKDRWLELRICPVPGGVVSFYKDVTERILAEEALRAGQERFRALVEAVPHQVWEAAATGEAEWFNRRFYEYTGASVDDLDNGSWLGVMHPEDKAATASAWSCAIAHGTVLESEFRLRRAADGAYRWFMSRGVPVHDGEGRVVRWIGTNTDIHDQKTAARALEATNAMLEERVAESTRERDRIWRLSTDLMIVIDAQGRVAAANPAWKALLAWEEGELIGRPFRQLLDPDGAEAVCATCEGAIPLRCENRVRHRDGTFRWISWTVVSDEGYVHAIGRDVTAEREAEKALAQAEEALRQSQKMDAVGQLTGGIAHDFNNLLTGVIGSLDLIRTRIAQNRSGEIGRYVDAAMASAKRAATLTHRLLAFSRRQPLDPKPVDANLLIVFMAELLKRTAREDIDVEERFTEGLWLTHCDANQLENALLNLVINARDAMPAGGRIVIGTANLSAPDAAAAAGHGVTPGDYVVLSVADEGVGMSQDVMEKAFEPFFTTKPIGQGTGLGLSMVYGFVKQSGGHVRIQSQPGRGTTVTIYLPRYLGADMPVPAAARPAPEGRATAGARLLVVEDEPVVRALAVEMLQEMGYVVLSASDGAEGLRILQSGETFDLLLTDVGLPGLNGRQLADAARLVRPDLKVLFMTGYVENALLKEGFLGPGMEVIAKPIAFDALMEKIEAMIRRA, from the coding sequence AGAAGGGCGTTGCGCTTCCCGCTTCTCTCGTGCAGCCGCCTGCGGCGGGCGTGCAGGGCCTGCCGGGTTCCGGCGCCGCGGCCCTGCTCGCGGCCATCGGCGAGGCACCGGGCCTCCTGTGCCTGGTGTGCGGACCGCGCCACAGCGTCGTCTGGACGAATGCCGTCTTCGGCCGGCTGGCGGCCCACGGTTCCCCGTCGGGTGTGCCCCTCGCGACCCTGATCCCCGGCCTCGATCCGCGCCTCGTCGAGGCCCTCGACGGGGCTCTCGCGTCCGGCGAGCCCTTCCTCGTGGCGGAATGCCCGCTCGCCCTTCAGCCGGGTGCCGAGGAGAGGGTCGTCGACTTCGCCGGGCGACCGTTCCGGGGCGCGGGGGGACACATCGAAGGCATCGTCCTTCAGGGGACGGACGTGACCGACCGGGTCCGCGCGGCCGAGGCGCTCAAGGCCCATAGGGATCGGGCCGACTCCATTCTGGACCAGTTGGGCGACGGGTTCGTCGTCCTCGACGAGGAGTTCCGGGTCGTCAAGCTCAACCCGGCGGCCCTGGAATACGACGGCCGGGAAGAGCACGAGATCATCGGCAAGACCCATTGGGAGGCATGGCCGACCCTGGCCAGTCCATCCCTCGAGGATGCATACCGGTGCTGCCGCGACGAGCAGGTCCAGGTCACCGTCCTGCGCCGCTATCGGGGCCCGGGAAAGGATCGGTGGCTGGAACTCCGCATCTGTCCCGTTCCGGGCGGCGTCGTCAGCTTCTACAAGGACGTCACCGAGCGCATCCTCGCCGAGGAGGCCCTCCGGGCCGGCCAGGAGCGCTTCCGCGCCCTCGTCGAGGCCGTGCCCCATCAGGTCTGGGAAGCGGCCGCGACGGGCGAGGCGGAGTGGTTCAACCGGCGTTTCTACGAATACACGGGCGCGAGCGTCGACGATCTCGACAACGGGTCCTGGCTCGGCGTCATGCATCCGGAGGACAAGGCGGCGACGGCGTCCGCCTGGAGCTGCGCCATCGCCCACGGAACCGTCCTGGAGAGCGAGTTCCGGCTCCGCCGCGCCGCCGACGGAGCCTACCGGTGGTTCATGTCCCGAGGCGTGCCCGTACACGATGGCGAGGGAAGGGTGGTCCGCTGGATCGGGACCAATACGGACATCCACGACCAGAAGACCGCCGCCCGGGCGCTCGAGGCGACGAATGCCATGCTGGAGGAGCGGGTGGCCGAGAGCACCCGCGAACGCGACCGGATTTGGCGCCTCTCCACGGACCTGATGATCGTGATCGATGCGCAGGGACGCGTTGCGGCCGCGAATCCCGCCTGGAAGGCTCTTCTCGCCTGGGAGGAGGGCGAGCTGATCGGGAGGCCGTTCCGGCAGCTTCTCGATCCCGACGGCGCGGAGGCGGTCTGCGCGACCTGCGAGGGCGCGATCCCGTTGCGCTGCGAGAACCGGGTCCGCCACAGGGACGGCACGTTCCGCTGGATCTCGTGGACGGTCGTGTCCGACGAGGGCTATGTCCATGCCATCGGCCGCGACGTCACGGCCGAGCGGGAGGCGGAAAAGGCTCTCGCCCAGGCGGAGGAGGCGCTCAGGCAGAGCCAGAAGATGGACGCGGTCGGCCAGCTCACCGGCGGCATCGCCCACGACTTCAACAATCTCCTCACCGGCGTCATCGGAAGCCTCGACCTGATCCGGACCCGCATCGCCCAGAACAGGTCCGGCGAGATCGGGCGCTACGTCGACGCCGCCATGGCCTCCGCCAAGCGGGCCGCGACCCTCACCCATCGCCTCCTCGCCTTCTCGAGGCGTCAGCCGCTGGACCCGAAGCCTGTCGATGCGAACCTGCTCATCGTCTTCATGGCGGAGCTCCTGAAGCGCACCGCCAGGGAAGACATCGACGTGGAGGAGCGCTTTACGGAGGGGCTCTGGCTGACCCACTGCGATGCCAACCAGCTGGAGAACGCCCTTCTCAATCTCGTGATCAATGCACGCGACGCCATGCCTGCCGGCGGGCGGATCGTGATCGGGACCGCGAACCTTTCGGCTCCGGACGCCGCGGCCGCGGCCGGGCATGGCGTGACGCCGGGAGACTACGTGGTTCTCTCCGTCGCCGACGAGGGAGTCGGGATGTCGCAGGACGTGATGGAGAAGGCCTTCGAGCCCTTCTTCACCACGAAGCCCATCGGCCAGGGCACCGGCCTCGGCCTGTCCATGGTCTACGGTTTCGTCAAGCAGTCGGGCGGGCATGTGCGCATCCAGTCGCAGCCCGGCCGCGGCACGACGGTGACGATCTACCTTCCGCGCTACCTGGGCGCGGACATGCCCGTTCCCGCTGCCGCGAGGCCTGCGCCGGAGGGGCGCGCGACCGCGGGAGCCAGGCTGCTCGTGGTCGAGGACGAGCCGGTCGTCCGCGCTCTCGCGGTGGAGATGCTCCAGGAGATGGGATACGTCGTCCTTTCCGCTTCCGATGGCGCGGAGGGGTTGCGCATCCTGCAGTCCGGCGAGACCTTCGACCTGCTTCTCACGGATGTCGGGCTGCCGGGCCTGAACGGGCGGCAGCTCGCCGATGCCGCGCGCCTGGTCCGGCCCGACCTCAAGGTGCTGTTCATGACCGGTTACGTGGAGAACGCGCTGCTGAAGGAGGGCTTCCTCGGCCCCGGCATGGAGGTGATCGCCAAACCGATCGCCTTCGACGCGCTCATGGAGAAGATCGAGGCGATGATCCGCCGGGCCTGA
- a CDS encoding M10 family metallopeptidase, which produces MAAVRTNVPGSGYGNPYVDSLVWGGTAWDLGKGPIRYLFGNRANFAAASERHASGLYVWDKDDAEGWTAEEMGAFRAALSLLSKVCGLTFAPAGSAAEADIVWWKTGIWDGSAGAHEIPDGEPIWGYFNPTEGWRNLRPGGDGRNTIMHELGHAVGLAHPHDGGMRNDATVFPGVSSSRDEGRHGLNQGIWTVMSYNSGWDRRDHDASFGAQGGLGALDIAALQALYGPNLSAAKGGNVYSLPTRNGPGTGWSCIWDAGGVDTISAVHSRKDAVIDLRPANLRPNDPHAGGYVSSQAGVAGGYTIAKGVVIENAAGGAGDDRIWGNASGNLLRGRGGDDVLSGLDGSDVLRGEGGRDILFGGRGRDAFAFDTRPDGKANVDRIADFRSGEDTIRLNAQVFGALTPGSLAEGAFRRGAASDSNDHILYDGKTGMLAYDPDGTGVQAPVHFAVLSGRPALNASDFLVI; this is translated from the coding sequence ATGGCCGCCGTCAGGACGAATGTGCCCGGATCGGGCTACGGGAATCCCTATGTGGATTCCCTCGTGTGGGGCGGCACCGCCTGGGACCTCGGCAAGGGGCCGATCCGGTATCTTTTCGGCAACCGCGCGAACTTTGCCGCCGCCAGCGAGCGTCACGCCTCGGGCCTCTACGTCTGGGACAAGGACGACGCGGAGGGCTGGACCGCCGAGGAGATGGGCGCCTTCCGGGCGGCACTCTCGCTGCTCTCCAAGGTCTGCGGGCTTACCTTCGCACCCGCGGGATCGGCGGCGGAGGCGGACATCGTCTGGTGGAAGACCGGGATCTGGGACGGTTCGGCGGGCGCCCACGAGATCCCGGACGGGGAGCCGATCTGGGGCTACTTCAACCCGACGGAGGGCTGGCGGAACCTCCGCCCGGGCGGCGACGGCCGCAACACGATCATGCACGAGCTCGGGCATGCCGTGGGACTGGCCCATCCGCACGACGGCGGCATGCGGAACGACGCGACGGTCTTTCCCGGCGTCTCCTCCTCCCGCGACGAGGGGCGCCATGGCCTCAACCAGGGAATCTGGACGGTCATGTCCTACAATTCCGGCTGGGACCGGAGGGATCACGATGCGAGCTTCGGCGCGCAGGGCGGCCTCGGCGCCCTCGACATCGCCGCCCTCCAGGCGCTCTACGGCCCGAATCTCTCCGCGGCCAAGGGCGGGAACGTCTATTCCCTGCCGACCCGCAACGGTCCGGGCACGGGCTGGTCCTGCATCTGGGACGCGGGCGGCGTCGACACGATCAGCGCCGTCCATTCGCGCAAGGACGCGGTCATCGACCTTCGCCCGGCTAACCTCCGGCCGAACGACCCCCATGCGGGCGGATACGTCTCGTCCCAGGCGGGCGTCGCGGGCGGCTACACCATCGCCAAGGGCGTGGTCATCGAGAACGCCGCCGGAGGCGCCGGCGACGACCGGATCTGGGGAAACGCGTCCGGCAATCTCCTGCGCGGCCGCGGGGGAGACGACGTGTTGAGCGGCCTCGACGGCAGCGACGTTCTTCGAGGGGAGGGTGGCCGCGACATCCTGTTCGGGGGCCGCGGCCGCGACGCGTTCGCCTTCGACACCAGGCCGGACGGGAAGGCGAACGTCGACAGGATCGCCGACTTCCGTTCCGGGGAGGACACGATTCGCCTCAACGCGCAGGTCTTCGGGGCCCTGACCCCCGGCAGCCTGGCGGAAGGCGCCTTTCGTCGCGGGGCGGCCTCCGATTCCAACGACCATATCCTCTACGACGGCAAGACCGGCATGCTCGCCTACGATCCCGACGGAACGGGCGTCCAGGCTCCCGTGCACTTCGCCGTCCTCTCGGGCAGGCCCGCCTTGAACGCATCGGATTTTCTGGTGATCTGA
- a CDS encoding MDR family oxidoreductase, with the protein MGTFKAIVIDRSEAGQTVERRDFDEADLMEGDVVVRVVYSTLNYKDGLALTGKAPVVRRFPMIPGVDLAGTVEHSAHPEFKPGDSVVLNGWGLGETHLGAYAQKVRVRGDWLIHLPRGLSLFQSMAIGTAGYTAMLSVMAIERHGLRCQKGPAIVTGAAGGVGSVAIALLARAGWHVVASTGRPQEADYLRLLGASEIIERSELAGPARPLGKERWCAGIDTVGSHTLANVLSMTKYGGAIAACGLAGGMALPTSVAPFILRGVSLLGIDSVMTPRALRLEAWSRLARELDLAKLETMTTSIPLDQVMEAGRAIVEGKVRGRIVVEID; encoded by the coding sequence ATGGGCACCTTCAAGGCGATTGTGATCGACCGGAGCGAGGCCGGGCAGACGGTCGAGCGCCGCGACTTCGACGAAGCCGATCTCATGGAGGGCGACGTCGTCGTCCGTGTGGTCTACTCGACCCTGAACTACAAGGACGGGCTGGCGCTCACCGGCAAGGCGCCCGTCGTGCGGCGCTTTCCCATGATTCCGGGTGTCGACCTCGCCGGAACGGTCGAGCATTCCGCCCATCCCGAATTCAAGCCCGGCGATTCCGTCGTCCTCAACGGCTGGGGTCTCGGGGAGACCCACCTCGGCGCCTATGCGCAGAAGGTGCGGGTGCGCGGGGACTGGCTCATCCACCTGCCGCGGGGGCTCTCCCTGTTCCAGTCCATGGCCATCGGAACCGCCGGCTACACGGCCATGCTGAGCGTGATGGCCATCGAGCGGCACGGGCTGCGCTGCCAGAAGGGCCCGGCCATCGTCACCGGCGCCGCGGGCGGCGTGGGATCGGTGGCTATCGCCCTTCTCGCCAGGGCGGGCTGGCACGTGGTGGCTTCCACCGGTCGGCCGCAGGAGGCGGATTACCTGCGGCTCCTGGGCGCTTCCGAGATCATCGAGCGCAGCGAGCTCGCCGGCCCGGCCCGGCCGCTCGGCAAGGAGCGCTGGTGCGCCGGGATCGACACGGTCGGCTCCCACACCCTGGCCAACGTGCTCTCGATGACGAAATACGGCGGCGCCATCGCCGCCTGCGGCCTGGCGGGCGGAATGGCTCTGCCCACCTCCGTCGCGCCTTTCATCCTGCGGGGCGTGTCCCTGCTCGGGATCGATTCGGTGATGACCCCGCGGGCGCTGCGCCTCGAGGCCTGGAGCCGGCTCGCCCGCGAGCTCGATCTGGCGAAGCTCGAGACGATGACGACCTCGATTCCCCTCGACCAGGTGATGGAGGCGGGGCGGGCCATCGTGGAGGGCAAGGTGCGCGGCCGGATCGTGGTCGAGATCGACTGA